GCTTTCTCTGCATGAACTTTCTTTACCGGAGTTTGATTGGCTTCAGGTGCCGAACCGACATCTACTGAGACAAATCCTCCCGCTTCCATAATCTTGTCAAAAGCACTGCGATCGACGACCAGATCCTTAATCACAGGAAATGGTCCGGCTCTCCAGGGTTCGACAACAATCTTCTGACCGTCACGGAACGAACGCATATGGAGCTGGCATGTGGCTATTTCTTTTTCCGGCCCATGGGGACGGCCATTAATGAACAATCCGCAGGAACCGCAAATGCCTTCCCGGCAGTCGTGCTCATAAGCAACAGGATCTTCTCCCTTTTTGATCAGCTTTTCATTAAGCGCATCGAGCATTTCCAGGAACGACATCTCCGGATTGATTTCGTCAAGCTCGTAGCCGACGAACTTACCTTTGGTTTGTGCATCGGGTTGTCGCCATAT
Above is a genomic segment from Bacteroidales bacterium containing:
- a CDS encoding succinate dehydrogenase/fumarate reductase iron-sulfur subunit is translated as MKVKLNIWRQPDAQTKGKFVGYELDEINPEMSFLEMLDALNEKLIKKGEDPVAYEHDCREGICGSCGLFINGRPHGPEKEIATCQLHMRSFRDGQKIVVEPWRAGPFPVIKDLVVDRSAFDKIMEAGGFVSVDVGSAPEANQTPVKKVHAEKA